The Gadus macrocephalus chromosome 3, ASM3116895v1 DNA segment CATGTTGTCGGCCTGTACCTTTCCTTCATGACCTTTCCTGGTTAAGTAAACACAAACTGTTTCCTCATGGAAACAGGGAATCGAAGGTGTTTGACCCAACCACAGTGAAACTGAATCGTCTCTACTATCGttttcctcatcatcatcatcatcttcctcatcatcatcatcatcatcatcatgtgtCCTCTACCTCTTCGGTGATGAGCTTGGTGTCGTATCTCTGCAGGGCACTGAGGGCGATGGTGCAGAAGGCTCCCACCTCCGACTCGGCGTACTTTGTGAAGATTGGGATGGCTTCGGGGAGCAGGGAATTCTTCAGGGACAGGAGGAACATCTGAATCTCCGCCTCCACCTCAGTGCCCTCAGGACCCTCCAAGATCATCTTCTTCACCTGCACCACTGTCTGCAGGGGGAACAGAAGATAGATGTTTCTGGACAGTTCAAGTGTTCTCTTGTTACCATAAGAGCCTACTTTATAAAATATGGTGATACCATCTGGTTTTTAAATGACTATAACATGCTCAATGTTATCTTCATCGACAAACATATCTTAATCCAGAGATTTAGAAACTATGCGTGCTATTCGGCCGGACGCCTTTGAGTGCATACATTCTTAGAATGgttgtgcccccccccacccccatgggAATCAAAGCCCTGACCCTGGCATGCTCCTCAAGTTGAGCTACACAGGCTCAGGTTCTTAGCAGACTTACTGGGGAGTCGCAGCCTCCTTTGTGACAGAGCTTGTTCACCAGAGCTCCCATGATGATCACGACCGACTCCTTGATCTCACTGCTGCCGATCTTGCCCCTGGAGATGTCCTGAGAAGACGTACACAACACTTCATTACAGCCAGCTGCATTTCATTTCATGGATTCCTCCTTTATTAGATACTAGAACTCAGGTTTTAAAATGGAGGATGAATGGCCGCATTCAATGTTTTTATAAGACCTATATAACCCCACATTTCTTGGAAGCTGCTCCAGGAGCTTGGACCTCAAGGCAGCGGGCTGTACCCCTGTATCAGTAGATACAGTAGACAGAACTGGGAGACCCATtgtagcagagagagacagaggtaccAACCAGGAGAGACTGTAGCATTTTCTCGTTGGGATGCGACGCGAAGCCGCAGGCGTACAGGAACCTCTCTTGTAGCACCAGGCCTTTGGCGTCCGTGAAGTTGAGGAAGCTCAGGATGGCGTCCAGAGAGGCTGGCGTCTGGGCGGAGGTGACAGCGTCCACCACCTGAGGGCTGGTGGAAGAgcggtggagggtggaggtcagtAGGTGGAGAAGCAAAGGCTCATCCttgtggccacactgtgtgcAGTATTGTGCTAGGGTTGCTCCATAGTGAACAATAGCATAGGCTCTGAAGCCTCTTACTGAATAAGAacatttattacacaggtcttttcaacgttccgttcacttgcatgggcacttaaCAACTgccggcggtcaattatttttggataattaattggcaacggatgaatcTATACATTCTCCCTTCCGTAGGCCTATATTATATACCACAAGATGCAATGTGAAGAAATCCTGTGAACAATTGAGGCTCCCTAATCCTACGTGATTAACTATACTTAAGGTCTCCCTACTAAGACAACaaacagatagatagacagatagacagatagacacacagacggacagacagatagacagacagttaACCAGACAGGCATCTTTGCGTGGGGAACTAATGCAGGTGTGAGATGGCGCTGGAGGATTCTTACAGGGCCGTCTTGCTGGCACTCTTCAGCACGCTGAGGATCTCCTTCTCGGTTGCCTTCCTGATGCTCTGGATGAAAGCCAGGAAGCTGCGGGGGGCCATGGCCTTGGATAACCTCTCAGGCTCAAATTGATCCTTGTTGGCCTGCCAATGTTCCACCAGCTAACCAAGGGAACAGCAGAAGGAGGAAGAGTGTCAGAGCACAGTGCTGGAGATGGCCATCAACTGACAACTTATTCATCTAGTAGCCATCTTGATTCTGAACGCTAGCTGGGTGCTGGAACTGAATCagatggaaccaagatggcagcTCGGTGAATAAGACCCATTTACTTCAAAAGCGAATTTGGTTACATTCAGAAAATTGCATGACTGATGACGATCTAATATatcaaataataatcataaaccCAACATTAAATTGAATATAATGTGATGTATCTAAATAGGGTATAGGATGTAACATGGAATTATGCTATGATCTGATATCATATTTGTAATAACATGACATCATCAGATATGATATGGTAACGCACTCACCGTAGGGCAGCCCTTGCATTGGGATTTGACCTGTTCAGCCATGACACCAACCGCTGCCAGTTTAGCATCAACGGACGCCACAACGCTCGCCACGTCTTTTCCAGGGACCTCCAGTGGCCCCGCTGCCCTCCCCACGAACTTAAGGCTTTGTCTGGGAAAGACCGAAATACAAAGTTCAGACAAACACATTACATGGCATTGTTTTCTCTTTCCTTCGGCCCCTATTTTACCAACAGGTGTGAGGTTGACGAGCCAAAAGAAAATCTATCGGCTTGTTATATCACAAGTGGGGACGCCTTAAAGTAAGCGTCCCGAAACTGTGCGTTTACCTGGAGACAACTTTAACGGCCGCCGATCTGCGGGAGTTGGCGGCCAGTATGTGAACCTCTTCGGCCTCGGCGGACTCAATGAAACCATCGCTCAGTGTGAACGACGTCACAGAACTGGCTTTCTTGGACACACCCAACACCTGGACAAACAAGATCAGGGATCAGGACCCCCGTTCAAACGTCATGGAGCCTGATGATTAGTTGTGTGCAACGGTGTAATTCAGGAGCgtcgtttggggggggggttcgcgaTATGGACGGACCTGGCTGTGTGTGGTGAAGCCGGTCTCGGAGGTCTGGCAGGTCTCTAGGAGTTTGGTTCGGGTCACCTGTCCATTGGTGGCTCGGTACTGGACGGTACACCTCCCGGACACGTCGTTCTGTCGGCAGCAGACCCTTTGTTTAAGTTTAAGTCCCATGCAGTGACACTTGTTTATGTGTCAGGGTGAATGAGTTGATTGAATTTGGTTTTAAGATAATTTGGTTACATCATTTTCGTAATATTTTGGTTGGGGTATAACATGAATACTTTGCATGGCGATAAAAATGGCGTTAGGATAAACTGTATCACtgcaaaaaatattaattatttatcttCAATTGCTTTAAACCTCACCCCATTTCCCTTTTACCTTTTGCGGTACATTTAGACATTTGTGTTAATTCAGGCACATAACAGAACTTGAGGTGCTTCTCCGATATAAAACCATTAAAGCAGAAGCAAAACCTGTTGTGGACTTACTTCAATGACTTTCCCGGTATTGAGCTGGACTTGCAGTAGGCTAGCCAACCCTCGTTTCAAGTTCTTGATAGTCGCTGGTTCCTCTCGATACGAGTAAAAAGCCTTCACCTGATTAAAAGTAGGGAACAATCAAACGTTAGTTTAAACCAATGGGTTTAAAAAGCCAATTATTTTGTTCATACAATGTCAACTTTTGTCAGGGTGTCTGTGTGAACGTCCCTTTTAGTAAAGGAAGTAGTattaaaagaaataaaaaatgagagaaatatgaaaaaaaataagaaatgttaTAATTAAGAATTAAAACCAAAAACCTACTAAGATACTTAGAAACATGGAGTTATTCCATGATAACATTTCCAAATAAAAAGCATCTCATCATCAAATGCTCTTCACCATCTTCACACACTCCTCATTAATATAAAACAAATCACATTTCAGTTGCTTAGTCTCTCAGATAAACCAGAGACTGGCGGTTAAAGGACTCCCATTAAAGGCTTCTTTATTTGGCCCACTAGAGGTTACACTCCTCGGCCTAGATCAGGGATTCTAATGAAGGTCGGTATCTTTTATGACTTATCTTCCGGTGCCACGAAACACTGAAACAGAAAGTATTCTTAAAGACAACTCTGCTTCCTGTCTCTCCTATGACCGCCCTGACCTTTGAGCACAGAGTGTGAGGGGTGATTTAATTACCTTGCCAACATCATCACCCTATCATGTGAGATAAAGACTAATACTTATACTACGTCTGAACTTCAAACTCTGTTGAAAATCATATTTTGATAAAGTCTGCTGATTACTCAAATTATAACAAGGAAAATGATTCGGATAGTAcacaaaaaagatatatatacagATTATAGTTACGATAAGAGAGACACTTAGTGTGAAAATATATTACGATTTACCAAGACATAAACTCTTCAGTCAACAGTAGAACAAGTCTGGGTTTATCACTTTGGGTACGCTTCATGTGTTTATCCGCATTCTGATAACAAAACCACAACAATAACTATAGAtgaaacacaaacgcaaacaaaaattaaaacaaacatttccatgacaaaaattcaaataaatttaaaaagcaatgATAGGGTCCCTCCCTACCTTGCCATTCCTGAGGTGGATCATGTAGGGCCGGGTgagggcccccaggggccccttCCCCATCAGGCTCTCTGCAGTGGAGCCCTTGAGGAGGTCCCTCTTAGAGCCCGGGGCCACGCTCTCCACACCCACGTCGGACATCTGATGGGAGGACGGGCATCTTAGATTAGGTACCACTTCACAAACTACCTGGATTTTCGCACTTTATATCAAATCTTGTATTTAAATGCATGCTATAGAATACAGTAGCGATGAGAAAACATTCATATTTTGATCTATATTTGTCAAGGACTGTTTATAGTTGATTAGTTGTGTCTCTCTATTTTTCATCAGTATTGATGGACATCGTCTCAGAGCCAGCCTAAAGACCAGTTTAATTCAGATCCTGATGGACAACAGAAACAACGGTATACTCAGTCAGGTATGTtgttccttctccctctgattcGTGTTGACATACCGCTAGTTGGATGAGCTGGTCGTCTTTATTCCCCGGGTCTCTCCACACCAGATGGGCGGACACGTCGCTGGTAATCCGATACCCCGCGCTGCTCGTCTTTGACCCCCCGGCCCGATCCAGCAGGACCTCAGTCCTGTAGCTGAACTTATACAGCTGGTGGTTGTCCAGTCTGGGCCCAGCAGCAACATCTAGAGTCAACACAACCATGTCAGCAGATGTGGATGccgagagagaccagagagactgtgAGGAGGGACTTTCACTGGGCTTTTATTCAGAGAAACTCACCGGAATGCAGACTTTTTAAACTGACTTGTGTCACAAccacacaaaaataaaccaCACAAAAGTAATGGTGCgtttcaaatgttttgatgCTTGATTTTTTTTACTACCCATGTTACTAACATGATTCGTAACATGGGTTTGGAATAATACTGAGGCCAATTTATATTGCAGTCGTTTATAGAGGGTGTTTTATGGTGCACCGTTATGTAGACATATATTTCAACAGATAATGTTATGTTCACATACAATTCCTCAGATATAATGTGATATGTTGAAGAAGGGGTCTTGTGTGCATCTAGTCAAGGGCCCATCATTGAGGGCCTGGTGTGAGAGGCTGAATCTACTTGATGTGCCTTTAGCTGAGCGTCCATACAGACAGGGCCTGGTGTGAAGACAGGGCCTGGTTTACAACCAGCCGTGGATTAACAGGGCGTGTTACCAATCTGAAAAGATAACATTTTCTCTGTGGCTGAAGCGATGAAACAGATCTGATTTTTTACATTGAGTGGAGCTACAGGCCATCACTGACGTGTCACGTTCTGATAGATCACCTAATCACAGGGGGACTGGTGGCTACAGCCGACATGATTCCACTAGGCCCACTGACTTGAGATGTTTGTCTGTTAATGCCTGCCACTAATTTCACAGCAACATTCAAGCAAGAGAACCAACCTATGATGTACTATGTGCTATATTGGTAGCACTTGGTATTGGTTGTTTGATTCAGATTTCTGATTCACTGAAATAGAGACCTTTTGTCATTATCTATGTATTTGGATTTTACATTACGATAACTTGATTATGTATCATATTGTTTTACTTTATGAAGACTTAATTAAAGGGAGTCAAAATGAGTTTAGAATTGAAGAGTCAAAAACTGTCACCATTCTCTAACAGTGTACCGTTCTAGTCTGTTAACTGGCACCATAGATGAGATGACAGACCACTTTTGAATTGCATTAATAAATAATTCTAAATAAATggttatattgtgtgtatacGAGCTTTTATCTGACCAATGACAGTAGCCTGACTTTCATTATTAGTCATCCCAAATTACCCAACCTAATCTTTTAAGAGTGTTTCTGACTCATTAGGATTCAGTCCTAAAAAACGGATCATAACAAAAAGTGACTCACCTTTCTTAGAATCGGTAGCGACCACCGCAGTGCAAAGCAAGAGTACAACCAGTTTTAACATTGTGGAGGTATCGGTCTGTCACCACACGAGTTTAACGTTCAGTGCCTGGCACACGGAGGCCACAGGAGAGGATCCCAACAGGTCGGAGCGACTACAATTCTGGTTTACCAGAGTGGAGGGCAGACTCCAAACTCCACGCTAAGTACTGCGGATAAGCAGCCAATCATTAACTCGTCAAGCAGAGATTTTTTACAATCACTTCGACTATCGATAGATCCGCTGCACCAGGGGATGCTTTTTTATATGACTGATCAGCTCATGCGCTATCGACAGTATCGGCTTTATATTATTGATTAGATTAATCAAGTGGTAGAGATCGCATAAATGTAATCGACTTTTCATTTGTATTTTCATATGTAGGCTTACTGACTATACGACTGCGTTGAATAGTCCCATTAACATCTGAAGGTATTGTTATTGCAATAGGCTATATAAGTTATATGGGGTACATATGAATGTTATATTTACCAAGGTACGATTGGGCGACTTCACCTTTGACCTAATTTCTTGAATCGGGTATGAATGAACCGTGGCTATATTGTTGTACTATGCACATTGGAAAGACGTCGCTATAAGGAAAAATCCagtgaaatataaaaaaacaattcaGCAATCAACAACAAACCAAATAATGTGTTGAAACGCCGCAGCATGGGTGTCGTATACGTCACACTTAGGGAGAGACTGATGATAACAGCTGCGTATAGGCCTACAACTTAAACCAATCCAATTTATCAATGAAAATGTGTCAGCTCTAATCAACATACTTGGGTGGGTTTTTTGTTTCAGCCAATATCTCCATCAATGACCCAACATATCTCGACTTTCCGTTGGCGTTCTCCCTAGATGGATAATCCTATAGTACTACTCCCATTAGtgataacttttttttatatcaatcAAGTCCATTCTGATATGCTTTTCAGATAATCTATCATAAATTGGGCACGTCATTCATTTTTAAATGCTTTAATATGAGTTCAACATTTACTCAGCAGTTGTGAAACATGGAGAAAGTACCAGAAATTAATAGTTGTAGGATTGATTGTAACCATATTTATTTTCTACattaggtaaaaaaaaaaatcaatggaTCAACAttttattgatattgatcaGTGTGTTTTGGTAAGCCGCCAGTGGGTGTCAGTATTAGTCGATTCTTAAACTTTTTATAGCAGACACACAGTATTCTTCCAAGTTCTTTAGATAGCTGATGACCTTCCAGacagcgcgcgcgcgtgcgtgcgtgtgtgtgttaactgaaGTAGTGACACGTAGTTGTGCGCCACTCAAAGGACGCGTGATGCAATAGATAACGCAGCACGATGACATCATCCCAAGTGTGGGTATTTCCAGGTGTTTATTCTACCAACGTTCAGATGAACACCTCCTATAATAGGAAGCTTCTTTGTGGCAATAGGTAACTGCTTTACTAAACCTAAACACAGGAATTCTAACATGGGTAGGCTATTTCCTGTGTTAATTACTTTCCCTAAATATTATAATGGTTAGGCCTATGTTTTTCAACGTTGTATATTTGCAATTGAATTCAAAGATATAAACGACATATGCACAATAAGAACAGAACACACTGCTTCAGTCCTCGTTATATAGAAAGATCCACATTTATTGAGATATATTTACATCTTTCCCCTTAGAGCTAGGCTAATTTACACGGGTTTGCGACACACATGAAACCTTGGCAACGGAACACAAAATACAATCAGGAGTATGGCAGCGTCACACGTATGGCACACGGTGGTCAGGAATAACATGGTGGTAAAGACCAACAACAATCATATCAGGCTTTGGAAGGGgaagggcgagggggggggataTTCAACAGTAACGAGTTCATGAATTGTAAACATCTCGTGAgaaacatccccacagcacagAGACGGCTGTTCACTAATTAGGTGTCATTTGCATGAATCCAGAGTCACTTGGAGTGACTTCAGAGACATATCGTTAAGGAGAAGGGTTGAGGCATCGTGCTCCAGGATGCTTACAGGTTAGGATGCTTGAATGGGATTATAACCCAGTACCTTTTGTCTGGAGGTTGAACGCCCAAATCAATACACATCCTGAAGACTAATACCTGCAATGTCAGCCTTTCCATTGAACTGTGGCTTTTATTCTTGAAGGAAGTGCGCTACCTCCAATTTGAAAGCGACATGAAACAAGCTGaggaaaaatgtataatttgtaattattattattattacaaattatatatttttcctcAGCTTGTTTCATGTCGCTTCCAAATTGGAGGTAGCGCACTTCCCATAATGGCTGTTCCAGCTATAGTATATGAGCTGGTGGAAAACCCTTTTCTTACAGATACATTTTCATAAGAAGTTAAAATAACGAAATTATGATTTTGGTCAAAACATATTATGGAGTTGACGATCCTTTCCCaagtttaaaaataataaaagcacAAACACATCAAATGCAGGTAAACACTCACATAGGCAGGTTTGACAAACGACAAATGAGGAGAAATTAATATATGTCagtcaaaataaatgaataaattcaAGTTGGTAGTTGAATGAAATActctacatacagtacatgatATATAGGGGATGGGCCGAAATACAAATCCTTTATTAAGAAAAGGGACAAAGTTGGATTTTAAGCAAAGGCGGGTCGAATGAGGTGTTTGAGGAAAGTGTGCCCTCTTGTGGACAATTTATGTTAAATTCAAATAGTTGAAAACTAAAAAAGTACACGTTTAATGGCTTGTTTTATTTGGGTGCATGTTATCTAGATACACGTTTTGCATCAGTCTGATGAAATATGCCTAGAATGAAATAAGGTGCTTCAAGCATCGTTTAGgtttatatagcctatataggcATATATCAACAGAATATTGAAAGAAGGTTTTTTGGGACTTTCCTGTGAGATCTAGACACAACTTGCTGTATGTTGCAACTAGCTACGAAGTACACCTGGTAGGTTATGGTTAAGGGAAAGAGGTG contains these protein-coding regions:
- the mttp gene encoding microsomal triglyceride transfer protein large subunit; amino-acid sequence: MLKLVVLLLCTAVVATDSKKDVAAGPRLDNHQLYKFSYRTEVLLDRAGGSKTSSAGYRITSDVSAHLVWRDPGNKDDQLIQLAMSDVGVESVAPGSKRDLLKGSTAESLMGKGPLGALTRPYMIHLRNGKVKAFYSYREEPATIKNLKRGLASLLQVQLNTGKVIENDVSGRCTVQYRATNGQVTRTKLLETCQTSETGFTTHSQVLGVSKKASSVTSFTLSDGFIESAEAEEVHILAANSRRSAAVKVVSRQSLKFVGRAAGPLEVPGKDVASVVASVDAKLAAVGVMAEQVKSQCKGCPTLVEHWQANKDQFEPERLSKAMAPRSFLAFIQSIRKATEKEILSVLKSASKTALPQVVDAVTSAQTPASLDAILSFLNFTDAKGLVLQERFLYACGFASHPNEKMLQSLLDISRGKIGSSEIKESVVIIMGALVNKLCHKGGCDSPTVVQVKKMILEGPEGTEVEAEIQMFLLSLKNSLLPEAIPIFTKYAESEVGAFCTIALSALQRYDTKLITEEVKSMVNRIYHQNRRIYEKNVRSAAADVILSSNPSYEHVKNLLLSIGSLPHEMNKYMVSKIQDILRFELPASKVVRHAMKDMVSHNYDRFAKVGSSSAYSGFMAKTADVSSTYSLDILYSGSGIMRRSNMNIYGASSGATLHGLQVAIEAQGLETLIAATPDEGEQDLESYAGMSALLFDVQLRPVTFFKGYSDLMSKIFSMSGEPVNVVKGLILLTDHSEVIQLQSGVKASAEFQGGLAIDISGGMEISLWYRESKTSVNNRGALVVTGNVTVDMDFVRTGMEVSFETEASLDFITTVQFSNYPFLVCIQMDKTTFPFSEYLTKYESLPSGKSSVSSKGRKQLVPGSEFPLHQENSNMCKKVFDSDW